The Methanosphaera sp. BMS genome contains a region encoding:
- the coaBC gene encoding bifunctional phosphopantothenoylcysteine decarboxylase/phosphopantothenate--cysteine ligase CoaBC, translating to MKIILCITGSIAAVEDLKLVHQLQRSGFEVECFMSPSACELITPLSMEFATKNPVNTKITGYVEHVTNAQADLILVAPSTANTISKFANKIADTNVTTLLLTASGYDTPILFVPSMHISMYRAIEENINKIKNQHPQVHFMEPVNAERKAKFPSKEDIVLEVERMLSDATFKNKNVLITAGATIESIDPMRIITNRSSGKMGVELAKQFYRQGANVTLLCGRTQNDIPSNFNSIHVESTRQMLDVVTELVDDMDIYVSAAAISDFRPDNDSTSKISSDSDVTLSLVRLPKILEKVKQLNPDIFAVGFKAESGLTEDDLIDRARSRIEKYGVDLMVANDISRAECEPGSNSNEVYLVDKKSCDKLPLDSKRNISQKIVEKISELYNSH from the coding sequence ATGAAGATTATTCTATGTATTACCGGAAGTATAGCGGCAGTGGAAGATTTAAAACTTGTACATCAATTGCAGCGTAGCGGTTTTGAAGTCGAATGTTTCATGAGTCCCTCAGCATGTGAATTAATCACACCATTATCAATGGAATTTGCAACCAAAAATCCTGTGAATACAAAAATAACGGGTTATGTAGAACATGTTACCAATGCACAGGCAGATTTAATACTAGTTGCACCATCTACGGCAAATACCATAAGCAAGTTTGCAAATAAGATTGCCGATACAAATGTCACCACGCTATTGCTGACTGCCAGCGGCTATGATACACCCATCTTATTTGTACCGTCAATGCACATATCAATGTACAGGGCTATCGAGGAAAACATCAATAAGATAAAAAATCAACATCCTCAGGTACATTTCATGGAACCGGTCAATGCCGAAAGAAAGGCCAAGTTCCCATCAAAGGAAGATATTGTACTGGAAGTAGAGAGAATGTTGTCTGATGCAACATTCAAGAATAAAAATGTTCTGATAACTGCCGGGGCAACGATTGAATCAATTGATCCGATGAGAATCATTACAAATAGAAGCTCCGGTAAAATGGGCGTTGAATTGGCTAAGCAATTCTATCGTCAGGGTGCTAATGTCACGTTATTATGCGGAAGAACACAGAATGATATTCCAAGTAATTTCAATAGCATTCACGTAGAATCAACACGGCAAATGCTTGATGTTGTCACGGAGCTCGTTGATGATATGGATATTTATGTATCTGCAGCGGCCATATCTGACTTTAGGCCTGATAATGATAGTACATCCAAGATTTCGTCAGATAGTGATGTTACATTAAGTCTTGTCAGATTACCCAAAATATTGGAAAAGGTTAAACAATTAAATCCCGACATATTTGCCGTTGGATTTAAGGCAGAATCCGGATTAACTGAAGATGACCTAATCGATAGGGCAAGAAGTCGTATCGAGAAATATGGTGTTGATTTGATGGTTGCCAATGACATTTCAAGGGCTGAATGTGAACCTGGTTCTAATAGTAATGAAGTTTATCTTGTGGATAAAAAGTCATGTGATAAACTGCCTCTTGACTCTAAGAGAAATATATCACAAAAAATAGTTGAAAAAATAAGTGAATTGTATAATTCACATTAA
- a CDS encoding exodeoxyribonuclease III yields the protein MTIRLVSWNVNGIRAVSKKEEFWSWLDNTDGDIINFQEVRAEKSKIPKKVLNIEGYSTYFNEAEKKGYSGVGTYTKIEPISVRKGLGIEELDKEGRVLQIEYPDFTLFNIYFPNSGMEAKRLDYKVDFCEALLDVMLDLKNNGKNVIVTGDYNIAHNPIDVYSPQNCEGKSGYLPEERAWLDKVEEAGFIDTFRLFDESAENYTWWSYRTRARERNAGWRLDYFYVNEEMKDNITSAGILSDVYGSDHCPVTLELEF from the coding sequence ATGACAATAAGACTAGTATCATGGAATGTTAATGGAATCAGAGCGGTAAGCAAAAAAGAGGAATTTTGGAGTTGGCTAGACAATACTGATGGTGACATAATCAATTTCCAGGAAGTAAGGGCCGAAAAATCAAAAATTCCAAAAAAGGTATTGAATATAGAAGGATACAGCACATACTTCAATGAGGCTGAAAAGAAGGGATATAGCGGTGTTGGAACATACACGAAAATAGAGCCCATTAGTGTCAGGAAAGGACTTGGAATAGAAGAACTGGATAAGGAAGGAAGAGTTCTTCAAATTGAATACCCCGACTTTACATTATTTAACATATACTTTCCCAACAGTGGAATGGAAGCAAAACGACTGGATTACAAGGTAGACTTCTGCGAAGCACTACTTGATGTAATGCTGGATTTAAAAAACAACGGCAAAAACGTCATAGTAACAGGAGACTACAACATTGCACATAATCCCATAGATGTCTACAGCCCACAAAACTGTGAAGGAAAATCAGGATACCTGCCGGAAGAAAGAGCTTGGCTTGACAAAGTTGAAGAGGCAGGATTTATCGATACATTCCGATTATTTGATGAAAGTGCCGAAAACTATACATGGTGGAGCTACAGGACACGTGCAAGAGAACGTAATGCAGGTTGGAGACTTGACTACTTCTACGTCAATGAGGAAATGAAGGACAACATAACGTCTGCCGGCATATTGAGTGATGTCTACGGATCAGACCATTGTCCAGTAACGCTGGAATTGGAATTTTAA
- a CDS encoding fibrillarin-like rRNA/tRNA 2'-O-methyltransferase, which produces MQINKIGENVYQIDNQIATVNLTPGVQVYQEKLLDYEDKQFRLWNPRRSKLAAAIINGLSIFPFKEDSTVLYLGASAGTTPSHISDICTNGRIYCVEFSATMMREFLDVSKNRCNLLALLEDATHPSDYQALVESVDIIYSDVAQATQTKLFLDNFKLFAREDTIGIIMIKARSIDVTKKPSVIFKEEKRKLEEGGLRILEEIKLDPYEKDHIAFICEKYF; this is translated from the coding sequence ATGCAGATAAATAAGATAGGTGAAAACGTATACCAGATAGATAATCAGATTGCTACTGTTAACTTAACTCCAGGAGTGCAAGTTTATCAGGAAAAATTGTTGGACTATGAGGATAAACAGTTCAGGTTATGGAATCCCCGGCGTTCGAAATTAGCGGCGGCCATCATCAACGGCCTTAGTATATTCCCATTCAAAGAGGATTCTACCGTATTGTATCTGGGTGCTTCGGCCGGTACTACCCCTTCACACATATCGGACATATGTACAAATGGAAGAATTTATTGTGTGGAATTTTCGGCTACGATGATGAGGGAATTCTTGGATGTTTCCAAGAATAGATGTAATCTCTTGGCACTTCTTGAGGATGCAACCCATCCATCAGATTACCAGGCCCTTGTTGAGAGTGTTGACATAATATATAGTGATGTGGCACAGGCTACCCAGACAAAATTATTCCTGGATAATTTTAAACTATTTGCAAGGGAAGATACAATCGGCATAATAATGATTAAAGCCAGAAGTATTGATGTGACTAAGAAGCCAAGTGTTATTTTTAAGGAAGAAAAAAGAAAGCTGGAAGAAGGTGGCCTTAGAATATTGGAAGAAATAAAACTTGACCCATATGAGAAGGATCATATTGCATTTATTTGTGAAAAATACTTTTAG
- a CDS encoding NOP5/NOP56 family protein translates to MKVIIITTNFGFIALNEDYEIASSKLLLDDGASLIEAIDKCILTSYEVEFIDELSSRYDDILIETNKPLNAYESLECFENIMVEKGNSYGKHVRDNLYDIIGDISGFSNEKLLEIAHNQYMEASKNKITESVKTNDVMIVETINALEDLEDSTGRLIERLRQWCMPYLPELDKLHNHQLYTRLIAFETTRENIRNSPLLEGTDVTLSDEYDIQMNDNDLEIIKSFALSLNALYESKNTLEEYIQEKVHDVAPNLYDVAGANLAAKLIAHCNGLENLAKLPSSTVQIIGAEKAVFRHLKTGEKPPKHGLIFQHPAIRGSNWWHRGKLARAVAGKITIAARRDAFTGEYSPELKEQLDERVEKIKKDNPFPERRNKKSVDDAKQKKGKKSKKDKRKKSKRNKRKLKKGEYTY, encoded by the coding sequence ATGAAGGTCATTATTATAACAACAAATTTTGGATTCATAGCATTGAATGAAGACTATGAAATTGCGTCATCAAAACTATTACTTGATGATGGTGCCAGCCTTATTGAGGCTATTGATAAATGTATACTCACTTCATATGAAGTTGAATTTATAGATGAATTATCCTCCAGGTATGACGATATCCTGATTGAAACGAACAAGCCATTGAATGCATATGAAAGCCTTGAATGTTTTGAAAATATCATGGTAGAAAAGGGCAATTCTTACGGCAAACACGTAAGGGACAATTTATATGATATCATAGGAGATATCTCCGGCTTCAGCAATGAAAAACTGCTGGAGATTGCACATAATCAGTACATGGAAGCAAGCAAGAACAAAATTACCGAATCGGTTAAAACCAATGACGTGATGATAGTTGAAACAATCAATGCATTGGAGGACTTGGAGGACAGTACCGGCAGGCTGATTGAAAGGCTGCGTCAATGGTGTATGCCATATCTTCCGGAGCTTGACAAGCTGCATAACCATCAACTGTATACCAGGCTGATAGCTTTTGAGACTACACGTGAAAACATTAGAAATTCACCGCTGCTTGAAGGTACCGATGTGACGTTAAGCGACGAGTACGATATTCAAATGAATGATAATGACCTTGAGATAATCAAATCATTTGCACTTAGCTTAAACGCTTTATATGAGAGCAAGAATACATTGGAGGAGTATATTCAGGAGAAGGTGCATGATGTTGCACCGAATCTCTATGATGTCGCCGGTGCCAACCTGGCGGCCAAGCTGATTGCCCACTGCAATGGACTTGAAAATCTGGCGAAGCTTCCTTCAAGTACCGTTCAGATTATAGGTGCCGAGAAGGCCGTATTCAGACACCTTAAGACCGGTGAAAAACCTCCGAAGCATGGGCTTATCTTCCAGCATCCTGCTATTCGCGGATCCAACTGGTGGCATAGGGGAAAGCTTGCACGTGCTGTGGCGGGTAAAATTACAATTGCCGCAAGACGTGATGCATTTACAGGTGAGTACAGTCCTGAATTAAAAGAACAGCTGGATGAACGTGTTGAAAAAATTAAAAAGGACAATCCATTCCCTGAACGTAGGAATAAAAAATCAGTTGATGATGCAAAGCAAAAAAAGGGCAAAAAATCCAAAAAGGATAAACGAAAGAAATCCAAACGTAACAAGAGAAAACTTAAAAAAGGGGAATATACATATTAG